Proteins from one Sarcophilus harrisii chromosome 2, mSarHar1.11, whole genome shotgun sequence genomic window:
- the HNRNPH3 gene encoding heterogeneous nuclear ribonucleoprotein H3 isoform X3, with the protein MYDRMRRGGDGYDGGYGGFDDYGGYNNYGYGNDGFDDRMRDGRGMGGHGYGGAGDASSGFHGGHFVHMRGLPFRATENDIANFFSPLNPIRVHIDIGADGRATGEADVEFVTHEDALAAMSKDKNNMQHRYIELFLNSVAGGGSGMGGYGRDGMDNQGGYGSVGRMGMGSSYSGGYGTPDGLGGYGRGGGGSGGYYGQGGMSGGGWRGMY; encoded by the exons ATGTATGACAGAATGCGGCGAGGAGGTGATGGATATGATGGTG GTTATGGTGGTTTTGATGATTATGGTGGCTATAACAATTATGGCTACGGAAATGATGGATTTGATGACAGAATGAGAGATGGCCGAG GCATGGGAGGACATGGATATGGCGGTGCTGGCGATGCAAGTTCAGGTTTTCATGGTGGCCATTTTGTTCACATGAGAGGGTTGCCTTTTCGGGCAACTGAAAATGATATTGCTAAT tttttctcaCCACTAAACCCAATTAGAGTTCATATTGATATTGGAGCAGATGGCAGAGCAACAGGAGAAGCAGATGTGGAATTTGTGACGCATGAAGATGCTTTAGCTGCCATgtctaaagataaaaataacatgc AACATAGATACATTGAACTGTTTCTAAATTCCGTTGCTGGAGGAGGCTCTGGAATGGGAGGCTATGGCAGAGATGGAATGG ataatCAAGGAGGTTATGGATCTGTTGGAAGAATGGGAATGGGTAGCAGTTATAGTGGAGGCTACGGTACTCCTGATGGTTTGGGAGGTTATG GTCGAGGAGGTGGAGGCAGTGGAGGATACTATGGGCAAGGAGGTATGAGTGGAGGTGGATGGCGTGGGATGTACTAA
- the HNRNPH3 gene encoding heterogeneous nuclear ribonucleoprotein H3 isoform X4 produces the protein MRDGRGMGGHGYGGAGDASSGFHGGHFVHMRGLPFRATENDIANFFSPLNPIRVHIDIGADGRATGEADVEFVTHEDALAAMSKDKNNMQHRYIELFLNSVAGGGSGMGGYGRDGMDNQGGYGSVGRMGMGSSYSGGYGTPDGLGGYGRGGGGSGGYYGQGGMSGGGWRGMY, from the exons ATGAGAGATGGCCGAG GCATGGGAGGACATGGATATGGCGGTGCTGGCGATGCAAGTTCAGGTTTTCATGGTGGCCATTTTGTTCACATGAGAGGGTTGCCTTTTCGGGCAACTGAAAATGATATTGCTAAT tttttctcaCCACTAAACCCAATTAGAGTTCATATTGATATTGGAGCAGATGGCAGAGCAACAGGAGAAGCAGATGTGGAATTTGTGACGCATGAAGATGCTTTAGCTGCCATgtctaaagataaaaataacatgc AACATAGATACATTGAACTGTTTCTAAATTCCGTTGCTGGAGGAGGCTCTGGAATGGGAGGCTATGGCAGAGATGGAATGG ataatCAAGGAGGTTATGGATCTGTTGGAAGAATGGGAATGGGTAGCAGTTATAGTGGAGGCTACGGTACTCCTGATGGTTTGGGAGGTTATG GTCGAGGAGGTGGAGGCAGTGGAGGATACTATGGGCAAGGAGGTATGAGTGGAGGTGGATGGCGTGGGATGTACTAA
- the HNRNPH3 gene encoding heterogeneous nuclear ribonucleoprotein H3 isoform X2: MDWVMKHNGPNDAASDGTVRLRGLPFGCSKEEIVQFFTGLEIVPNGITLTMDYQGRSTGEAFVQFASKEIAENALGKHKERIGHRYIEIFKSSRSEIKGFYDPPRRLLGQRPGPYDRPLGGRGGYYGAGRGSYGGFDDYGGYNNYGYGNDGFDDRMRDGRGMGGHGYGGAGDASSGFHGGHFVHMRGLPFRATENDIANFFSPLNPIRVHIDIGADGRATGEADVEFVTHEDALAAMSKDKNNMQHRYIELFLNSVAGGGSGMGGYGRDGMDNQGGYGSVGRMGMGSSYSGGYGTPDGLGGYGRGGGGSGGYYGQGGMSGGGWRGMY; this comes from the exons ATGGATTGGGTTATGAAACATAATGGTCCAAATGATGCAGCTAGTGATGGAACTGTACGACTTCGTGGACTCCCATTTGGTTGCAGCAAAGAGGAAATAGTTCAGTTCTTTACAG GGTTGGAAATCGTGCCAAATGGGATAACATTGACGATGGACTACCAGGGGAGAAGCACAGGGGAGGCCTTCGTGCAGTTTGCTTCAAAGGAGATAGCAGAAAATGCTCTGGGGAAACACAAGGAAAGAATAGGGCACAG ATATATCGAGATCTTCAAAAGTAGCAGAAGTGAAATCAAAGGATTTTATGACCCACCGAGAAGATTGCTGGGACAGCGACCTGGACCATATGATAGACCATTAGGAGGAAGAGGGGGTTATTATGGAGCTGGGCGTGGAA GTTATGGTGGTTTTGATGATTATGGTGGCTATAACAATTATGGCTACGGAAATGATGGATTTGATGACAGAATGAGAGATGGCCGAG GCATGGGAGGACATGGATATGGCGGTGCTGGCGATGCAAGTTCAGGTTTTCATGGTGGCCATTTTGTTCACATGAGAGGGTTGCCTTTTCGGGCAACTGAAAATGATATTGCTAAT tttttctcaCCACTAAACCCAATTAGAGTTCATATTGATATTGGAGCAGATGGCAGAGCAACAGGAGAAGCAGATGTGGAATTTGTGACGCATGAAGATGCTTTAGCTGCCATgtctaaagataaaaataacatgc AACATAGATACATTGAACTGTTTCTAAATTCCGTTGCTGGAGGAGGCTCTGGAATGGGAGGCTATGGCAGAGATGGAATGG ataatCAAGGAGGTTATGGATCTGTTGGAAGAATGGGAATGGGTAGCAGTTATAGTGGAGGCTACGGTACTCCTGATGGTTTGGGAGGTTATG GTCGAGGAGGTGGAGGCAGTGGAGGATACTATGGGCAAGGAGGTATGAGTGGAGGTGGATGGCGTGGGATGTACTAA
- the HNRNPH3 gene encoding heterogeneous nuclear ribonucleoprotein H3 isoform X1, with the protein MDWVMKHNGPNDAASDGTVRLRGLPFGCSKEEIVQFFTGLEIVPNGITLTMDYQGRSTGEAFVQFASKEIAENALGKHKERIGHRYIEIFKSSRSEIKGFYDPPRRLLGQRPGPYDRPLGGRGGYYGAGRGSMYDRMRRGGDGYDGGYGGFDDYGGYNNYGYGNDGFDDRMRDGRGMGGHGYGGAGDASSGFHGGHFVHMRGLPFRATENDIANFFSPLNPIRVHIDIGADGRATGEADVEFVTHEDALAAMSKDKNNMQHRYIELFLNSVAGGGSGMGGYGRDGMDNQGGYGSVGRMGMGSSYSGGYGTPDGLGGYGRGGGGSGGYYGQGGMSGGGWRGMY; encoded by the exons ATGGATTGGGTTATGAAACATAATGGTCCAAATGATGCAGCTAGTGATGGAACTGTACGACTTCGTGGACTCCCATTTGGTTGCAGCAAAGAGGAAATAGTTCAGTTCTTTACAG GGTTGGAAATCGTGCCAAATGGGATAACATTGACGATGGACTACCAGGGGAGAAGCACAGGGGAGGCCTTCGTGCAGTTTGCTTCAAAGGAGATAGCAGAAAATGCTCTGGGGAAACACAAGGAAAGAATAGGGCACAG ATATATCGAGATCTTCAAAAGTAGCAGAAGTGAAATCAAAGGATTTTATGACCCACCGAGAAGATTGCTGGGACAGCGACCTGGACCATATGATAGACCATTAGGAGGAAGAGGGGGTTATTATGGAGCTGGGCGTGGAAGTATGTATGACAGAATGCGGCGAGGAGGTGATGGATATGATGGTG GTTATGGTGGTTTTGATGATTATGGTGGCTATAACAATTATGGCTACGGAAATGATGGATTTGATGACAGAATGAGAGATGGCCGAG GCATGGGAGGACATGGATATGGCGGTGCTGGCGATGCAAGTTCAGGTTTTCATGGTGGCCATTTTGTTCACATGAGAGGGTTGCCTTTTCGGGCAACTGAAAATGATATTGCTAAT tttttctcaCCACTAAACCCAATTAGAGTTCATATTGATATTGGAGCAGATGGCAGAGCAACAGGAGAAGCAGATGTGGAATTTGTGACGCATGAAGATGCTTTAGCTGCCATgtctaaagataaaaataacatgc AACATAGATACATTGAACTGTTTCTAAATTCCGTTGCTGGAGGAGGCTCTGGAATGGGAGGCTATGGCAGAGATGGAATGG ataatCAAGGAGGTTATGGATCTGTTGGAAGAATGGGAATGGGTAGCAGTTATAGTGGAGGCTACGGTACTCCTGATGGTTTGGGAGGTTATG GTCGAGGAGGTGGAGGCAGTGGAGGATACTATGGGCAAGGAGGTATGAGTGGAGGTGGATGGCGTGGGATGTACTAA